The following are encoded in a window of Roseimaritima ulvae genomic DNA:
- a CDS encoding bifunctional acetate--CoA ligase family protein/GNAT family N-acetyltransferase translates to MPIKNLDKIFAARSVAVVGASNRLASVGHTVFANLRNGGFGGPVYAVNPNRKTIGDQPCFASVGDLPPGVDLAVICTPAATVAEIVRQCGEAGILGVVIVSAGFREISAAGRQLEEAIGWVAKEYPGLRIVGPNCLGIMSPHLGLNASFAHASPLKGQIAFISQSGALCTAVLDWALQENVGFSHFVSVGNMLDVGVADLIDYFGTDPWTKSIILYVESISDARKFMSAARAFTRTKPIIAYKAGRFTESAQAAASHTGAMAGVDSVYEAAFARAGVERVFDVEELFDCAELLATQKTPTGPRLAIITNAGGPGVMATDTLLACHGKLAQLSDETIAQLNQALPAAWSHGNPVDILGDAPPERFAAAVKLVLADKGVDGVLVVLSPQAMTDPTGTAEAVIETTRHSFKPVLAAWMGGRMVYPGVQQLNAAGIPNYTSPEKAIRAFMHLVSYAKNRETLYETPREVPIVIDIDRQRLREVFAPILSNSRDVLSEPDSKTLLEAYQIPITQTLVARSAEQAVHCAKQVGYPVVLKIFSPDITHKTDVGGVELNLADADQVRAAYQRILANAHSHLPDAQLEGVTVQHMLVVPSGHELIIGAKRDPVFGTVLLVGAGGTNAELFRDHALELPPLSEPQARRILQSLQSWPLLEGYRGRPGVDIDRLVKVLMRLSYLVADCPEIVELDVNPLLATADDVIALDARIVLDRQTTNLPVRPYSHLAIRPYPNEFSRHATLKDGSQVLLRPIKPEDEPMWHALVNTCSPETIRLRFRCMFKSTTHKMAARFCFIDYDREIAIVAEREEKGERKLLGVGRLVADADHQMAEFAILVGDPWQGLGLGSLLTDYCLDICKRWGIRRVVAEMAPENYRMLQMFSQRGFEIDRSRGNDVVITRKALADDPTNVATGDYSTANNSSK, encoded by the coding sequence ATGCCGATCAAGAACCTCGATAAAATATTCGCCGCTCGAAGCGTCGCCGTGGTGGGGGCTAGTAATCGACTAGCCAGCGTGGGGCATACCGTGTTCGCCAACCTCCGCAACGGTGGGTTTGGCGGGCCGGTTTATGCGGTCAATCCAAATCGAAAGACGATCGGTGATCAACCGTGTTTTGCTTCGGTTGGCGATCTTCCCCCGGGCGTGGACCTAGCGGTGATCTGTACGCCGGCGGCGACGGTCGCGGAGATTGTTCGTCAATGTGGGGAAGCGGGCATCTTGGGGGTGGTAATCGTATCGGCGGGCTTTCGCGAAATTTCGGCGGCGGGCCGGCAGCTGGAAGAAGCGATCGGCTGGGTGGCCAAAGAGTACCCGGGGCTGCGGATCGTAGGCCCCAACTGCTTGGGGATCATGTCGCCGCACCTAGGGTTAAACGCCAGCTTTGCCCACGCTTCACCGTTGAAGGGCCAGATCGCGTTCATCTCACAGTCCGGCGCGTTGTGTACCGCCGTGCTGGATTGGGCGCTGCAGGAGAACGTTGGCTTTTCGCATTTTGTCTCGGTCGGCAACATGCTGGACGTGGGCGTCGCCGACCTGATCGACTACTTCGGCACCGACCCCTGGACCAAGTCGATCATTTTGTATGTGGAGTCGATCAGTGACGCCCGCAAGTTTATGTCGGCGGCGCGGGCCTTCACACGGACCAAACCCATCATTGCCTACAAGGCGGGTCGGTTCACCGAATCCGCTCAAGCCGCGGCCTCGCACACCGGCGCCATGGCGGGCGTCGACAGTGTGTATGAAGCCGCTTTTGCCCGAGCCGGCGTGGAACGCGTGTTTGACGTCGAGGAATTATTTGACTGCGCCGAACTATTGGCGACGCAAAAAACGCCCACCGGTCCGCGTTTGGCGATTATTACCAATGCCGGCGGTCCTGGCGTGATGGCCACCGATACGCTGTTGGCCTGTCACGGCAAACTGGCCCAGTTGTCCGACGAGACCATTGCCCAGTTAAATCAAGCATTGCCCGCCGCCTGGTCCCACGGCAATCCCGTCGACATATTGGGCGACGCGCCGCCCGAGCGTTTCGCCGCAGCGGTAAAATTGGTGTTGGCCGACAAAGGGGTCGATGGAGTGCTGGTCGTGCTGTCGCCGCAAGCCATGACCGATCCCACCGGGACCGCGGAAGCCGTGATCGAAACGACGCGGCATTCATTCAAACCGGTGTTGGCCGCATGGATGGGTGGCCGCATGGTCTATCCGGGCGTGCAACAACTAAATGCAGCGGGGATCCCCAACTACACCTCCCCCGAAAAAGCGATTCGGGCTTTCATGCACCTGGTGTCCTACGCCAAAAACCGTGAGACGCTGTACGAGACGCCGCGTGAGGTGCCGATCGTGATCGACATCGATCGTCAGCGGTTGCGTGAAGTCTTCGCCCCGATCCTCAGCAACAGCCGGGATGTGTTGAGCGAACCCGATTCCAAAACCTTGCTAGAAGCTTACCAGATCCCGATCACCCAAACGCTGGTAGCGCGATCGGCAGAGCAAGCCGTGCACTGCGCCAAACAGGTTGGCTATCCAGTGGTGCTGAAGATTTTCTCTCCCGACATCACTCACAAAACCGATGTTGGCGGCGTGGAGTTGAACTTAGCTGATGCCGATCAGGTCCGTGCCGCCTATCAGCGGATCCTGGCCAACGCCCACAGTCATCTTCCCGACGCCCAACTGGAAGGCGTCACGGTGCAGCACATGCTGGTGGTGCCCAGCGGCCATGAGTTAATCATCGGCGCCAAACGCGACCCCGTATTCGGTACGGTCCTGCTGGTCGGTGCGGGCGGCACCAATGCCGAACTGTTTCGGGATCATGCCCTGGAGCTGCCACCGCTGAGCGAACCACAGGCGCGGCGGATCTTACAATCGCTGCAATCCTGGCCGCTGCTGGAAGGTTATCGAGGCCGCCCGGGCGTGGACATCGATCGGCTGGTCAAGGTTCTAATGCGGCTCTCATACTTGGTGGCGGACTGCCCCGAAATTGTCGAACTGGACGTGAACCCTTTGCTGGCCACCGCAGACGACGTGATCGCCTTGGACGCCCGCATCGTGCTGGACCGGCAAACCACCAATCTACCGGTGCGTCCTTACTCCCATCTGGCGATTCGCCCTTACCCGAATGAATTTTCTCGGCATGCCACTTTGAAAGACGGCAGCCAAGTCCTGCTGCGTCCGATCAAGCCGGAAGACGAACCGATGTGGCATGCGTTGGTCAACACCTGCTCGCCGGAAACCATTCGGTTGCGGTTTCGGTGCATGTTTAAATCCACCACACACAAGATGGCCGCTCGGTTCTGCTTTATCGACTACGACCGTGAAATCGCGATCGTCGCCGAGCGTGAAGAGAAAGGGGAACGCAAGCTGTTGGGCGTCGGGCGATTGGTGGCCGATGCCGATCACCAGATGGCCGAATTTGCAATCTTGGTGGGTGATCCCTGGCAGGGATTGGGCCTGGGGTCGCTGCTGACCGACTATTGCTTGGACATCTGCAAGCGGTGGGGGATTCGTCGCGTGGTGGCGGAAATGGCACCGGAGAACTATCGCATGCTGCAGATGTTCAGCCAGCGTGGCTTCGAAATCGATCGCAGCCGCGGCAATGACGTGGTGATCACCCGCAAGGCGTTGGCGGATGACCCCACGAACGTGGCAACCGGCGATTATTCGACCGCCAACAATTCTTCCAAATGA
- a CDS encoding histone deacetylase family protein has protein sequence MTLFYYDTIFQEHKTGEHPENGGRLLPAIRHLHFIGLDSDCKRPSWEPATVEQLQYVHALQYIQSVERFAADGGGLIEADTILSERSYEVARWAAGAACNAVQRVVTGEDKTALCLGRPPGHHAMPDHPMGFCLFNSIAVAARVATNELGLQRVLIVDFDVHHGNGTQAMFYDAADVAYLSMHRAELYPGTGTAEEQGSGKGLGTTLNLPVEMGTPREQQLDRFQSQLRAFAAHIQPQLVLVSAGFDAHKNDPVGSLGWENEDYRVATRCLLDVAAEHAEGKLVSVLEGGYNPTVLSDCIAIHLEELLAVE, from the coding sequence ATGACTCTTTTTTATTACGACACAATCTTTCAAGAACATAAAACGGGCGAGCATCCCGAGAACGGTGGTCGCCTGCTGCCCGCCATCCGGCATCTGCACTTTATCGGTCTGGACTCGGACTGCAAACGACCGTCTTGGGAACCGGCGACGGTGGAGCAATTGCAGTATGTGCACGCGCTGCAATACATCCAATCGGTGGAACGTTTCGCCGCCGACGGGGGTGGGCTGATCGAAGCCGATACGATTCTCAGCGAACGCTCTTACGAGGTCGCGCGGTGGGCAGCCGGCGCGGCTTGTAATGCCGTGCAGCGAGTGGTTACAGGCGAAGACAAAACGGCCCTTTGTCTGGGCCGTCCGCCAGGGCATCATGCCATGCCGGATCACCCGATGGGGTTTTGTTTGTTCAACAGCATCGCGGTCGCCGCACGGGTGGCCACAAATGAATTGGGACTGCAACGTGTGCTGATTGTGGACTTTGACGTGCATCACGGCAACGGCACCCAAGCCATGTTTTATGACGCTGCCGATGTAGCTTATTTATCGATGCATCGGGCGGAACTGTATCCGGGCACCGGCACGGCCGAAGAACAGGGATCCGGTAAAGGGCTGGGGACCACGCTGAATCTGCCGGTGGAGATGGGCACTCCCCGTGAGCAGCAGCTGGATCGATTCCAAAGCCAACTCCGCGCCTTCGCCGCCCACATTCAGCCCCAACTGGTGCTGGTCAGCGCGGGCTTTGACGCTCACAAGAACGATCCGGTCGGCTCCCTGGGCTGGGAGAACGAAGACTATCGCGTGGCGACGCGGTGCCTGCTGGACGTTGCCGCCGAGCACGCCGAAGGCAAACTGGTCAGCGTCCTAGAAGGCGGCTACAACCCCACCGTGTTATCCGACTGTATCGCGATTCATTTGGAAGAATTGTTGGCGGTCGAATAA
- a CDS encoding sulfatase family protein — protein MKFWSALLAFATLSLAAYPPSTLHAAPGDRPNVLYIMADDHGYQALSCYGSQIIQTPNLDRIAKEGMRFDRAFVTNSICGPSRAVMLTGKYSHINGFVHNGNRFDGSQPHLGKYMQAAGYQTAVVGKWHLKSDPTGFDYYHVLRGQGPYYNPKMLTSNGPVKHEGYTTDIITDVTLEWLTEQRDADKPFMLVYQHKAPHRNWMPGPKHLNDFDDVTIPEPATLFDDYSGRTSPARYQKMTIANHLSPHDLKLVPQRGLTKAQTKVWNEAYGEKNRAFKEANLTGDDLVRWKYQRYVKDYLRCVQSVDDNVGRVLDYLDQTGLAQNTIVIYTSDQGWYLGEHGWYDKRWMYEESFRTPLMVRWPGKIAPGSTTDQMVMNLDYAPTILSACDQQVPDDMQGQSFLPVLTGEQQGVFRDALYYHYYEFPGAHSVAKHYGVRTDRYKLIHFYEVGSWELFDLEQDPHELNSVYEDESYAEVKADLEQRLKELRKQYQVTD, from the coding sequence ATGAAATTCTGGTCAGCCCTGCTCGCGTTCGCCACCCTCTCACTGGCTGCGTACCCACCTTCAACGCTACACGCCGCCCCCGGCGATCGCCCCAACGTCCTCTACATCATGGCGGACGACCACGGCTACCAAGCGCTGTCGTGCTATGGCAGCCAAATCATTCAAACGCCCAACCTGGACCGCATCGCCAAAGAAGGCATGCGCTTCGACCGCGCCTTTGTGACCAACAGTATCTGTGGCCCCAGTCGAGCGGTGATGCTGACCGGCAAATACAGCCACATCAATGGATTTGTGCACAATGGTAATCGTTTTGATGGCTCGCAACCGCATCTGGGCAAATACATGCAAGCCGCCGGGTACCAGACCGCCGTGGTTGGCAAGTGGCATCTTAAGAGCGATCCCACGGGCTTCGATTACTACCACGTACTGCGTGGCCAAGGACCGTATTACAACCCCAAAATGCTGACCAGCAACGGGCCGGTCAAGCATGAAGGCTATACAACCGACATCATCACCGACGTCACGCTGGAGTGGTTGACCGAACAGCGTGACGCAGACAAACCCTTCATGCTGGTGTATCAGCACAAAGCGCCTCACCGAAACTGGATGCCCGGTCCCAAACATCTGAACGACTTTGACGACGTCACCATCCCCGAACCGGCCACCCTGTTTGACGACTACAGCGGGCGCACCAGTCCGGCTCGTTATCAAAAGATGACGATCGCCAACCATCTTTCACCCCATGACCTGAAACTGGTTCCGCAGCGTGGCCTGACCAAAGCCCAAACGAAAGTTTGGAACGAAGCCTACGGGGAAAAGAACCGCGCTTTTAAAGAAGCCAACCTGACCGGCGACGACCTCGTGCGTTGGAAGTACCAGCGCTATGTCAAAGACTACCTACGATGTGTGCAAAGCGTCGATGACAACGTGGGCCGCGTGTTGGATTACTTGGACCAGACCGGACTGGCCCAAAACACAATCGTGATCTACACCTCCGACCAAGGCTGGTACCTGGGAGAACACGGCTGGTACGACAAACGCTGGATGTACGAAGAGTCCTTTCGTACGCCGCTGATGGTCCGCTGGCCCGGCAAGATCGCTCCCGGCAGTACCACGGACCAGATGGTGATGAACCTCGACTATGCCCCCACGATCTTGTCGGCCTGCGATCAGCAAGTTCCCGACGACATGCAGGGCCAATCCTTCCTGCCGGTGCTGACCGGCGAGCAACAGGGCGTCTTCCGTGACGCCTTGTACTACCACTACTACGAATTCCCCGGCGCGCACAGCGTGGCCAAGCACTACGGCGTCCGCACCGACCGCTACAAGTTGATTCATTTCTACGAAGTCGGCAGCTGGGAACTGTTCGACCTGGAACAGGATCCGCACGAATTAAACAGCGTCTATGAAGACGAAAGCTACGCCGAGGTCAAAGCGGATCTGGAACAGCGTCTGAAGGAATTGCGAAAGCAGTATCAAGTCACCGACTGA
- a CDS encoding carbon-nitrogen hydrolase: MPRDVSLALVQMSCTDRKQQNVDKAVDRIRAAAERGAQIVCLQELFTGPYPCQAEDHQMFDWAESIPGPTTEILSALAAELQVVIVASLFERRAAGLYHNTAVVLDADGSTAGVYRKMHIPDDPLYYEKFYFTPGDLGFRVIETRYAKLGVGVCWDQWFPEAARLFALAGAEILLYPTAIGWIDEEKEEYGKNQYNAWQTSMRAHAIANGLWVGAPNRVGVEGRVEFWGGSFLVAPTGEVIEQAAHEDEQTIVQTCSLDMLDLVRTHWPFLRDRRIDAYDGLLKRHLSP, from the coding sequence ATGCCTCGCGACGTCTCTTTAGCTCTCGTGCAGATGAGTTGTACTGACCGCAAGCAGCAAAATGTGGATAAGGCCGTCGACCGTATCCGGGCTGCGGCCGAGCGGGGAGCACAGATCGTCTGCCTGCAGGAGCTGTTCACTGGCCCCTACCCTTGCCAAGCCGAAGATCATCAGATGTTCGACTGGGCGGAGTCGATTCCCGGGCCCACAACGGAAATTCTATCAGCGCTAGCCGCGGAACTCCAAGTCGTGATTGTGGCTTCGCTGTTCGAACGCCGCGCCGCCGGCTTGTACCACAACACGGCCGTGGTCTTGGACGCCGATGGCAGCACGGCGGGCGTGTACCGCAAGATGCACATTCCGGATGATCCCCTGTATTACGAAAAGTTCTACTTCACGCCCGGCGACTTGGGATTCCGCGTGATCGAAACCCGCTACGCCAAATTGGGCGTGGGCGTTTGCTGGGACCAGTGGTTCCCCGAAGCGGCTCGGCTGTTCGCACTGGCCGGTGCCGAAATCCTGCTGTACCCCACGGCCATCGGTTGGATCGACGAAGAAAAGGAAGAGTACGGCAAGAACCAGTACAACGCTTGGCAGACCTCGATGCGAGCCCACGCGATCGCCAACGGGCTGTGGGTCGGCGCGCCAAATCGCGTCGGCGTGGAAGGACGTGTAGAGTTTTGGGGAGGTTCGTTCCTGGTGGCGCCCACCGGTGAAGTCATCGAACAAGCCGCTCACGAAGACGAACAGACGATCGTGCAAACCTGTTCGCTGGACATGCTGGACTTGGTGCGAACGCACTGGCCGTTCTTGCGAGACCGCCGCATCGACGCCTACGACGGCCTGCTCAAACGACACCTGTCGCCGTAG
- the bioD gene encoding dethiobiotin synthase: MNAKAPPILFFTGTDTEVGKTYVATLATRLLASYGMRVGVYKPVASGCDLRDGQLVSEDASQLWRAANRPETIDRVCPQRFAAPLAPPAAAVLEHRSVDVDLLVEGARWWFGRCSILIVEGAGGLFSPLADGYSNADLARALNATLVLVAENRLGVIHQVVSTTLAAQSFHNREGEGLNVAGVILNQCMSRSDASAETNPEELQKYCSVPLLGTIPYGSDAAPFESWLRRAC, from the coding sequence ATGAATGCCAAAGCACCACCGATTCTATTCTTTACCGGTACCGATACCGAAGTGGGCAAGACCTACGTCGCCACGTTGGCCACGCGGTTGCTGGCCAGCTATGGGATGCGGGTCGGCGTCTACAAACCGGTCGCCAGCGGCTGTGACTTGCGTGACGGACAATTGGTTTCCGAAGACGCCAGTCAACTGTGGCGAGCGGCGAATCGGCCGGAAACGATAGACCGCGTTTGTCCTCAACGGTTTGCCGCCCCGCTGGCCCCCCCGGCAGCCGCGGTCTTGGAACACCGCAGCGTCGACGTTGACTTGTTGGTCGAGGGCGCGCGGTGGTGGTTCGGCCGTTGTTCGATCCTGATTGTGGAAGGCGCCGGAGGCCTGTTTTCGCCGCTGGCGGATGGCTATTCCAACGCCGATCTGGCTCGTGCCCTCAACGCCACGCTGGTGTTGGTCGCTGAAAATCGGCTGGGCGTGATCCATCAAGTCGTCTCCACGACGCTGGCTGCTCAGAGCTTTCACAATCGCGAGGGCGAAGGGCTGAACGTCGCCGGCGTGATCTTGAACCAGTGTATGTCACGCTCGGATGCCTCGGCCGAAACCAATCCCGAGGAACTACAGAAGTATTGTTCGGTTCCGCTGCTAGGAACGATTCCCTACGGCAGCGACGCAGCGCCGTTCGAATCCTGGCTGCGGCGGGCTTGCTGA
- a CDS encoding alpha/beta hydrolase, whose product MKSLSQFLALFVLLGSSPGLSAARPEGQRQVYKTVGERKLSIYVTKPADWKTTDRRPAIVFFHGGGWVSGAPGQFTEHSKYLASRGMVCFQVQYRLLDKKSKEPPITCTQDAKSAMRWVRARAEQFGIDPNRIASAGGSAGGHLAAFVGTVDGADADSDDETVSAKSNAMLLFNPVYNNGPGGWGTARVGDRYDEFSPAHNLSRDDPPSIVFLGSADNLIPVSTAEKFRDDCKALGIDSELHVYQGQPHGFFNHGRDGNKWYFATVTAADRFLNKLGWIEGPPTLTQPESK is encoded by the coding sequence ATGAAATCACTTTCCCAGTTCCTCGCTCTGTTCGTCCTATTGGGGTCCAGCCCTGGATTGTCTGCCGCTCGCCCCGAAGGGCAACGGCAAGTTTATAAAACCGTGGGCGAACGAAAACTTTCCATCTACGTGACCAAACCGGCTGATTGGAAAACGACGGACCGGCGGCCGGCGATCGTGTTCTTTCACGGTGGCGGTTGGGTCAGCGGTGCGCCCGGGCAATTCACCGAACACAGCAAGTACTTGGCTTCTCGCGGCATGGTCTGCTTTCAAGTCCAGTACCGCTTGCTAGACAAAAAGTCCAAGGAACCGCCGATCACCTGCACGCAAGACGCCAAGTCGGCGATGCGTTGGGTCCGAGCCCGCGCCGAGCAGTTCGGCATCGATCCGAATCGCATCGCTTCGGCCGGTGGTTCCGCTGGCGGACATTTGGCGGCTTTTGTGGGCACGGTCGACGGGGCAGATGCGGACAGCGACGACGAAACGGTTTCGGCTAAAAGCAACGCGATGTTGCTGTTCAATCCCGTCTACAACAACGGCCCCGGCGGTTGGGGCACCGCTCGCGTCGGCGATCGCTACGACGAGTTCTCTCCGGCACATAATCTCAGCCGTGACGATCCGCCGTCGATCGTGTTTTTGGGCAGCGCCGACAATTTGATTCCCGTGTCGACGGCGGAAAAGTTTCGCGACGATTGCAAAGCTCTGGGCATCGACAGCGAATTGCACGTCTACCAAGGCCAGCCGCACGGTTTCTTTAACCACGGCCGCGATGGCAACAAATGGTATTTCGCAACCGTAACCGCCGCGGATCGTTTCTTGAACAAACTCGGCTGGATCGAGGGCCCGCCCACGTTGACGCAACCTGAATCGAAGTAG
- a CDS encoding WD40 repeat domain-containing serine/threonine protein kinase codes for MPDLARLRRLIAAYEQRRSAGRPVDEDDILRSYPDLAEGFRRYIERRAKAKPEDVRGCEPAFSVEDALADPPPADLLAAGTRIDRYRVIEVLGSGAMGTVYKAEDERLGRAVAIKIPDVRGRNREMFLQRFEREARLAAVLSHPSLCPILDFGTCDVGNCKQQPYLTMPVLPGPSLAQFVEIEGAQSPADVVQLVRPIVEGLCEMHEHGVTHRDLKPSNVLLDRRGRPVITDFGLARRDTLSSDVRLTNAAALLGSPAYCSPEQIRGDADIGPPSDLYSLGVLMYELLTGRLPFEGSVGEVLGAVLHVSPPPPRQLRPSLAPSMEELCLALLHKDAAGRPQSAEEVLKRLDDPSLISEPRGGNVWLRTLRRVWTRRKTSLAAASGLLVSTMLIAAGVQHLPAGPRQLVGHVGSPTPPSPSKPRPSNRAAGAVLAEPLPRSSATDTEAEADTETEAKAEAAASDGVPPEDLRFEPVSSQPLPLIQSAAYATVPFSPAPPFAWHAPSSSPVAPSWEAEFVRVPADEHAADGAPPTDLLVDASSWLNATGKQDLTTWVPSPRQAGWELASDTARLQHPQPLLDPSRRSTDPVGSASGGRTLWYPHPLGEFEFEFELTLEVGVRATLVFLSLAPSPSLSQEAVRVALSDDTRNRRVLHLAGTLQQNRIRVQLDDQPEIELNLQSPRMQRPADNWHAQRRALPTRGYFGIQILGDAAELAQVRVQPLEQAAEPTDAEPRLVGAMRSPLRGPLLSMGQRQWLQTDPSTLTHLLDQTFAARLCLHDDARDHYWSARELVQAVATGRATDFTLLGMSTDAERTRMLLLGPDFVVAAPLDGPDKSLQLLAVPHWNQMTQMIPLSPGRMLGVRLPDRSPKAQVYIWQVPSEQAPYILATGTVPTRVDSMTATPDGTRVVYTKSSRLYELNYQPPAADALAMPAVFEPQAVQRIPWHVDWSAVSPDGDRLALVAHLTNIWTAKLVIMQRREQTWEITSETPLANVFWDETPARTQRRFAGQTIKPHSLEWSPDGTRLLGTFSRAWATGRQGGVGVAMVWSDFGTKPLLRMSDVLLPAARFDEDSQRVMLVHSDGMARLWKLPKP; via the coding sequence ATGCCTGACCTTGCTCGCCTGAGACGCTTGATCGCGGCCTACGAGCAGCGTCGTTCGGCGGGCCGTCCGGTCGACGAAGACGATATCTTGCGGTCGTATCCCGATTTGGCTGAAGGCTTTCGCCGGTATATCGAACGGCGAGCCAAAGCCAAACCCGAGGATGTTCGCGGATGTGAACCGGCGTTCAGCGTCGAGGACGCGTTGGCGGATCCACCGCCCGCGGATTTGCTGGCCGCCGGCACACGGATCGATCGGTACCGGGTCATCGAAGTCTTGGGCAGCGGGGCGATGGGCACGGTCTACAAAGCCGAAGACGAACGTTTGGGCCGCGCGGTGGCGATCAAAATCCCCGACGTCCGCGGCCGCAATCGCGAGATGTTTTTGCAACGCTTCGAACGCGAAGCCCGGTTGGCCGCCGTGCTGAGCCACCCCAGCCTGTGTCCGATTCTCGACTTTGGCACCTGCGACGTGGGCAACTGCAAACAACAGCCCTACCTGACGATGCCGGTGTTGCCGGGACCCAGCCTGGCGCAGTTTGTCGAGATCGAAGGGGCGCAGAGTCCCGCGGATGTGGTGCAGTTGGTGCGGCCGATTGTGGAAGGGCTGTGCGAAATGCACGAGCACGGTGTAACTCACCGCGATCTGAAACCCAGCAACGTGCTGTTGGATCGGCGGGGCCGACCGGTGATCACCGACTTTGGCTTGGCCCGCCGCGATACGCTGTCCTCGGATGTGCGGTTGACCAACGCTGCGGCCCTGCTGGGCAGTCCCGCGTACTGCTCGCCCGAACAGATCCGCGGCGATGCCGATATCGGTCCGCCCTCGGATCTGTATTCGCTGGGCGTGTTGATGTACGAATTGCTGACCGGACGGTTGCCCTTCGAGGGCTCGGTCGGTGAAGTCCTGGGGGCGGTGTTACACGTTTCGCCTCCGCCACCCAGACAATTGCGGCCCTCGCTGGCCCCCTCGATGGAAGAACTTTGCCTGGCGCTGCTGCACAAAGACGCGGCCGGGCGGCCCCAGTCGGCCGAAGAAGTGCTGAAACGACTGGATGATCCGAGCCTGATCTCCGAACCACGCGGCGGCAATGTTTGGCTGCGGACGCTGCGGCGGGTTTGGACCCGGCGCAAGACCTCGCTGGCGGCCGCTTCCGGGTTGTTGGTCAGCACGATGTTGATCGCCGCTGGCGTGCAGCACCTGCCCGCGGGACCGAGGCAGCTGGTCGGACATGTCGGCTCGCCCACGCCACCATCGCCTTCAAAACCGCGACCTTCCAACCGTGCAGCGGGGGCGGTGTTGGCCGAACCACTTCCTCGCTCGTCGGCGACCGATACGGAAGCGGAAGCGGATACCGAAACGGAAGCGAAAGCGGAAGCGGCCGCCAGCGACGGCGTCCCGCCCGAGGATTTGCGGTTCGAACCGGTCTCGTCGCAGCCCCTGCCGTTGATTCAGTCCGCGGCCTATGCCACCGTGCCGTTTTCTCCGGCGCCACCGTTTGCTTGGCATGCGCCATCCAGCTCGCCGGTGGCCCCCAGCTGGGAGGCCGAATTTGTGCGGGTCCCCGCCGACGAGCATGCTGCCGACGGTGCTCCGCCGACCGATTTATTGGTCGATGCATCGTCCTGGTTAAATGCCACGGGAAAGCAGGACCTGACCACCTGGGTGCCGTCTCCACGGCAAGCCGGTTGGGAACTGGCCAGCGACACGGCGCGTTTGCAACATCCGCAACCCTTGCTCGACCCGTCGCGACGTTCCACCGATCCGGTTGGTTCCGCGTCTGGGGGACGCACGCTGTGGTACCCGCATCCGCTGGGAGAGTTTGAATTTGAATTCGAGTTGACCTTGGAGGTGGGCGTGCGAGCGACATTGGTGTTCCTGTCGCTGGCGCCTTCGCCCTCGCTCAGCCAGGAAGCCGTTCGTGTGGCATTGAGCGATGACACGCGAAATCGTCGAGTGTTACATCTGGCCGGCACGCTGCAGCAGAACCGCATCCGCGTGCAGTTGGACGATCAACCGGAGATCGAGCTGAATCTACAAAGCCCGCGGATGCAGCGGCCTGCTGATAACTGGCATGCTCAGCGACGTGCCTTGCCCACCCGCGGATATTTTGGCATTCAGATCCTTGGCGACGCAGCGGAACTGGCTCAGGTGCGAGTGCAACCGTTGGAGCAGGCCGCCGAGCCGACCGACGCGGAACCTCGGCTGGTCGGGGCGATGCGAAGCCCTCTGCGGGGCCCGCTGCTGTCGATGGGGCAGCGGCAGTGGTTGCAGACCGATCCCTCAACGCTGACGCACTTGCTGGATCAAACCTTCGCCGCTCGGCTGTGCCTGCACGACGATGCTCGCGACCATTATTGGTCTGCCAGGGAATTAGTGCAGGCCGTTGCCACCGGCCGAGCCACGGATTTTACGCTGTTGGGCATGAGCACCGATGCGGAACGGACTCGGATGCTGCTGCTGGGCCCCGACTTTGTGGTCGCCGCGCCGCTGGATGGGCCGGACAAATCGCTGCAGTTGCTCGCCGTGCCGCACTGGAACCAGATGACGCAAATGATCCCGCTCAGCCCCGGTCGGATGCTGGGTGTTCGGCTGCCGGACCGCAGCCCCAAGGCTCAGGTTTACATCTGGCAGGTCCCGTCGGAACAGGCACCGTATATTTTGGCGACCGGTACGGTGCCGACGCGTGTGGATTCGATGACCGCGACCCCCGACGGGACCCGCGTGGTGTACACCAAGTCCAGCCGCTTGTACGAGTTGAACTATCAGCCGCCGGCCGCCGATGCGTTGGCGATGCCGGCCGTTTTCGAGCCGCAGGCTGTGCAGCGAATTCCCTGGCATGTGGACTGGTCGGCGGTGTCACCGGACGGCGATCGGTTGGCCTTGGTGGCGCATCTAACCAATATTTGGACGGCCAAACTGGTGATCATGCAGCGGCGTGAACAGACTTGGGAAATCACTTCAGAGACTCCGCTGGCGAATGTGTTTTGGGACGAGACACCTGCTCGCACGCAGCGACGGTTCGCCGGACAAACGATCAAGCCTCATTCGCTCGAGTGGTCCCCTGACGGCACGCGCCTGCTGGGCACCTTTTCACGAGCTTGGGCGACCGGCCGTCAGGGCGGGGTGGGCGTGGCGATGGTCTGGAGTGATTTCGGGACGAAACCCCTGTTGCGGATGTCGGACGTGCTCCTGCCCGCGGCGCGGTTCGACGAGGACTCGCAGCGCGTGATGTTGGTCCACAGCGATGGCATGGCCCGGCTGTGGAAACTGCCGAAGCCGTAG